A stretch of the Medicago truncatula cultivar Jemalong A17 chromosome 5, MtrunA17r5.0-ANR, whole genome shotgun sequence genome encodes the following:
- the LOC11434916 gene encoding uncharacterized protein has protein sequence METPSSTTTLTNTIPLSRKFEDSVSKSKGQQNQDRCALMDMTNDSPIVGLAGGNLETPSAKQRGSRVKNTPGSGEALLRGQVKTLMQMVEEEASPQIQSLSGSVNNASVAQQHSISQVVKMEQDSCEYGKCEITKSLDFSEKSQVSEECTSEVTEGSVVGSCSIDEDASIWSMQVNSCNNDEDDLEEEIAEEDEEEEEYYDADKEEDYEGLDELCEGLNNIRVNEKVVPKFAGKHTRFVYNSDDELVSEEEDESGNADSHNVLHLKGLPTPKGKHLRFSEEEEEGKSTK, from the exons ATGGAAACCCCATCATCCACAACAACTCTCACCAACACCATTCCACTTTCAA gaaaATTTGAAGATTCTGTGTCAAAATCAAAGGGTCAACAAAATCAAGATAGATGTGCATTGATGGACATGACAAATGATTCACCAATTGTTGGTCTTGCTGGTGGAAATCTCGAGACACCATCTGCGAAACAAAGAGGAAGTCGTGTGAAGAACACACCAGGATCTGGTGAAGCCTTGCTGAGGGGTCAAGTGAAGACCCTTATGCAGATGGTTGAAGAAGAGGCTTCTCCTCAAATTCAGAGTCTTTCTGGTAGCGTCAATAATGCTTCTGTTGCTCAACAACATTCAATTTCTCAG GTGGTGAAAATGGAGCAAGATAGCTGTGAATATGGAAAGTGTGAGATAACAAAGTCCCTTGACTTCTCAGAAAAATCTCAAGTATCAGAAGAATGCACCTCTGAGGTGACAGAAGGAAGTGTGGTTGGTAGCTGCAGCATAGATGAAGATGCTTCTATCTGGTCAATGCAAGTCAACTCATGCAacaatgatgaagatgatttgGAGGAAGAAATAGctgaggaagatgaagaagaagaagagtacTATGATGCTGACAAAGAAGAAGATTATGAAGGGCTTGATGAACTGTGTGAAGGGCTGAACAACATTAGAGTGAATGAAAAAGTGGTTCCAAAATTTGCTGGAAAACACACAAGGTTTGTTTATAACAGTGATGATGAACTTGTGAGTGAAGAGGAGGATGAAAGTGGCAATGCTGATTCACATAATGTGTTGCATTTGAAGGGATTACCAACACCAAAAGGGAAACATCTTCGTTTTTCtgaggaggaagaagagggaaaaTCTACTAAGTGA
- the LOC11434917 gene encoding calcium-dependent protein kinase 28, giving the protein MGLCFSSTKVVSGSNSNTTNNDNRKRNQSTTTDTTVTVTTATTAAQKQTAQRRKGGSNETAQKKNHHQHHRLKEKTGSKHVPCGKRTDFGYEKDFDKRFSLGKLLGHGQFGYTYVGVDKSNGDRVAVKRLEKAKMVLPIAVEDVKREVKILKELTGHENVVQFYNAFDDDSYVYIVMELCEGGELLDRILNKKDSRYTEKDAAVVVRQMLKVAAQCHLHGLVHRDMKPENFLFKSNKEDSALKATDFGLSDFIKPGKRFQDIVGSAYYVAPEVLKRKSGPESDVWSIGVITYILLCGRRPFWDKTEDGIFKEVLRNKPDFRRKPWPTISNAAKDFVKKLLVKDPRARLTAAQALSHPWVREGGEASEIPIDISVLNNMRQFVKYSRLKQFALRALASTLNEGELSDLKDQFDAIDVDKNGAISLEEMRQALAKDLPWKLKESRVLEILQAIDSNTDGLVDFTEFVAATLHVHQLEEHDSDKWQQRSQAAFEKFDIDKDGYITPEELRMHTGMRGSIDPLLEEADIDKDGKISLPEFRRLLRTASIGSRNVTSPTLRHRRI; this is encoded by the exons atgggtttatgtttttcttctacAAAGGTTGTTAGTGGTTCTAACAGCAACACCACAAACAATGATAACCGTAAACGGAATCAGTCAACAACCACGGATACCACCGTCACggtaacaacagcaacaacggCGGCGCAGAAACAAACGGCACAGAGACGTAAAGGAGGGTCAAATGAAACAGCCCAGaagaagaatcatcatcaacatcatagGTTAAAAGAGAAAACAGGTTCTAAACATGTTCCTTGTGGAAAAAGAACGGATTTTGGGTATGAGAAAGATTTTGATAAAAGATTTTCTCTTGGGAAATTGTTGGGTCATGGACAATTTGGTTATACTTATGTTGGTGTTGATAAATCCAATGGAGATCGTGTCGCCGTTAAGCGACTCGAGAAAGCTAAG ATGGTTCTCCCTATAGCAGTTGAGGATGTAAAAAGAGAGGTCAAGATATTGAAAGAACTTACAGGCCATGAAAATGTGGTTCAGTTTTATAATGCTTTTGACGATGATTCATATGTGTACATAGTTATGGA GTTATGCGAAGGTGGAGAACTACTAGACCGGATACTAAACAA AAAGGACAGCCGTTATACTGAAAAAGATGCCGCCGTTGTTGTAAGGCAGATGCTGAAGGTTGCAGCTCAGTGTCATTTACATGGTTTGGTACATCGCGACATGAAGCCAGAG aattttcttttcaaatcaaacaaagaaGATTCAGCTTTGAAGGCCACTGATTTTGGTTTGTCTGATTTCATAAAACCTG GAAAGAGGTTTCAAGATATTGTTGGAAGTGCTTACTATGTCGCACCAGAAGTGTTGAAACGGAAGTCAGGCCCTGAATCAGATGTATGGAGTATTGGTGTGATTACATACATATTGCTTTGTGGGAGACGTCCATTTTGGGACAAGACTGAAGATGGTATCTTCAAGGAG GTCTTACGAAACAAGCCTGATTTCCGGCGGAAACCATGGCCAACCATAAGTAATGCTGCAAAAGATTTTGTGAAGAAATTGTTGGTAAAAGATCCTCGGGCAAGATTAACGGCTGCTCAGGCTCTAT CACATCCATGGGTTAGAGAAGGAGGAGAGGCATCCGAGATTCCAATTGATATATCTGTCCTAAACAACATGCGGCAGTTTGTGAAGTATAGTCGATTGAAACAATTTGCATTGAGG GCATTGGCTAGCACACTTAACGAAGGTGAGTTGTCTGATCTAAAAGATCAGTTTGATGCAATAGATGTGGACAAAAATGGTGCTATTAGTCTTGAAGAGATGAGACAG GCTCTTGCTAAAGATCTCCCGTGGAAGTTGAAAGAATCCCGTGTATTGGAGATATTGCAAGCG ATTGACAGCAACACGGATGGATTAGTAGATTTCACCGAGTTTGTTGCAGCTACTTTACATGTGCATCAATTGGAGGAACATGACTCCGACAAGTGGCAGCAACGGTCACAGGCTGCTTTTGAGAAATTTGACATAGACAAGGATGGCTATATTACTCCAGAGGAACTCAGAATG CACACTGGTATGAGAGGTTCCATCGATCCTCTGCTCGAGGAAGCCGATATTGACAAAGATGGAAAGATCAGCTTACCAGAATTCAGGAGACTTTTAAGAACTGCAAGCATTGGTTCTCGAAACGTAACAAGCCCAACTCTACGTCATCGAAGGATCTAG
- the LOC11419700 gene encoding F-box/kelch-repeat protein At3g06240 produces MKRKKGSITLARASLRCNKAKGRVDESESHDGLFPYFDNLPSHITTQILLQLSIKSLLICKCVCKIWKTMISEPHFAKLQFERAPLSLMIRTNDGRLVSRTMYLLECDHEKFEIGSNNHVKLAPIFKLPLRNANSYREKIENKPKRPIRAARLALEKNGENSNGDSQRLNIDFKPYYDKFGVANSCNGLLCLCCPSDEHPLSICNPVTGEFIKLPEATINTHDERSPLNMRGQVGFGFQPKTNEYKVIRIWGSDVKRGNRWVFDRMVLEIYTLGTPSWRNAEVDPQISIGSNIWLRYPTCVNGTIHWIRFKGQERSILCFCLENERLQSFPSPPVLQNQNNGFRHNECIRIGELRGLLYICDTSFFRDVAMWVMNEYGIGESWTKVYNIDTLVSPLGRPDSQRYGI; encoded by the coding sequence atgaaaagaaaaaagggttCAATAACTCTTGCTAGGGCTAGCCTAAGATGCAATAAAGCAAAAGGGAGAGTTGATGAATCAGAAAGTCATGATGGACTTTTTCCATACTTTGATAATCTTCCATCCCACATCACCACCCAAATTCTGCTTCAACTTTCCATTAAGTCTCTTCTCATTTGTAAATGTGTGTGCAAGATTTGGAAAACAATGATTTCGGAACCACATTTTGCTAAATTGCAATTTGAGCGAGCGCCCCTTAGTCTCATGATTCGGACAAATGATGGTAGACTAGTGTCAAGAACCATGTACCTTCTTGAGTGTGATCATGAAAAGTTTGAGATTGGAAGCAACAATCATGTGAAGCTTGCGCCTATATTTAAGCTTCCTCTTCGTAATGCCAACTCATATAGGGAGAAAATCGAGAATAAACCCAAGCGCCCTATTCGTGCTGCGAGATTAGCTTTGGAGAAAAATGGAGAGAATAGTAATGGGGATAGTCAAAGGCTTAATATTGATTTCAAGCCATATTATGATAAGTTTGGTGTTGCGAATTCTTGCAATGGCTTGCTTTGTTTGTGTTGCCCATCTGACGAACACCCTTTATCGATTTGCAACCCGGTCACTGGGGAGTTTATTAAACTTCCTGAAGCTACCATTAACACTCATGATGAGAGAAGTCCGCTAAATATGCGAGGACAAGTTGGTTTTGGTTTCCAACCTAAAACTAATGAATATAAGGTGATAAGAATATGGGGCAGTGATGTTAAACGAGGCAATCGTTGGGTGTTTGATCGTATGGTCCTTGAGATATATACACTTGGAACACCATCATGGAGAAATGCTGAAGTGGATCCCCAAATTTCTATTGGATCAAATATATGGCTTCGTTATCCCACTTGTGTGAATGGTACGATTCATTGGATCAGATTTAAGGGTCAAGAAAGGTCTATATTGTGTTTCTGTTTAGAAAATGAGAGGTTGCAATCATTTCCTTCTCCTCCAGTgttacaaaatcaaaataatggaTTTCGTCATAACGAGTGTATTCGCATTGGAGAATTAAGGGGATTACTTTATATTTGTGATACATCTTTTTTCCGTGATGTTGCAATGTGGGTTATGAATGAATATGGCATTGGAGAATCATGGACTAAGGTTTACAACATCGATACTTTGGTCAGTCCTTTGGGCAGACCTGATTCGCAGCGTTATGGTATATGA